One window of Streptomyces sp. NBC_00273 genomic DNA carries:
- a CDS encoding trypsin-like serine peptidase, whose product MNRHRTALSVLLAAGALVAGALTAAGPSIAADAPASFRQQHTHGFWTAERMRGAAPLDVTAVPGAARTPVATSATPTTIAPTAAASPTAFPQAGGAWTGGGAVVKTSGRVFFTMGDRTASCSGDSVTSANGSTVITAGHCVKYQGAWHTNWVFVPAYNNGSAPYGQWSATKTFATDQWAASEDMNMDVGLAVVAPLNGQTLSQAVGAQGIAFNGGYNKKMYAFGFPAAAPYDGTKLVYCSGNSGKDFLLTKDHGLGCNMTGGSSGGPWFQDFNEATGLGTQVSVNSFGYTFLPNRMYGPYFGNEAKAAYDKAQTS is encoded by the coding sequence GTGAATCGTCATCGCACGGCCTTGTCCGTCCTGCTCGCGGCCGGCGCCCTGGTCGCGGGCGCCCTGACGGCGGCCGGCCCCTCGATCGCCGCGGATGCCCCCGCGTCCTTCCGGCAACAGCACACCCACGGCTTCTGGACCGCCGAGCGGATGCGCGGCGCCGCGCCGCTCGACGTGACGGCGGTCCCCGGCGCGGCCCGCACCCCGGTCGCCACGTCGGCGACCCCCACGACCATCGCCCCGACGGCGGCGGCGTCCCCCACGGCGTTCCCGCAGGCGGGCGGCGCGTGGACGGGCGGCGGCGCCGTGGTGAAGACCTCGGGGCGAGTCTTCTTCACGATGGGCGACCGGACCGCATCCTGCTCCGGCGACTCGGTCACCAGCGCCAACGGCAGCACGGTCATCACGGCCGGTCACTGCGTGAAGTACCAAGGGGCCTGGCACACGAACTGGGTCTTCGTTCCCGCCTACAACAACGGCTCCGCCCCCTACGGCCAATGGTCGGCCACCAAGACCTTCGCCACCGACCAGTGGGCCGCGAGCGAGGACATGAACATGGACGTCGGCCTCGCCGTCGTCGCCCCGCTGAACGGGCAGACCCTCAGCCAGGCCGTCGGAGCCCAGGGCATCGCCTTCAACGGCGGCTACAACAAGAAGATGTACGCCTTCGGCTTCCCCGCGGCGGCACCGTACGACGGCACCAAGCTGGTCTACTGCAGCGGCAACAGCGGCAAGGACTTCCTGCTGACCAAGGACCACGGCCTGGGCTGCAACATGACCGGCGGATCCAGCGGCGGCCCCTGGTTCCAGGACTTCAACGAGGCCACGGGCCTGGGCACCCAGGTCTCGGTGAACAGCTTCGGTTACACCTTCCTCCCGAACCGGATGTACGGCCCGTACTTCGGCAACGAGGCGAAGGCGGCATACGACAAGGCGCAGACGTCCTGA
- a CDS encoding ABC transporter ATP-binding protein, whose translation MIEIESLSKSFGPRTLWSDLSFTVERRQMLALTGPSGSGKSTLLNCLGLLDAPSSGAIRHEGRDITGFGPRATRHYRRDGLGYLFQNYALIENASVAANLEVAMKPRRARKGAPTVAEALERVGLAGREKEQVHRLSGGEQQRVALARLIVKQPALVLADEPTGALDHDNTSMVVEILRTMCEEGCAVVIATHDDAVRDRCDVVLTVGDATHPVPVKERQFS comes from the coding sequence ATGATCGAGATCGAGAGCCTGTCCAAGTCCTTTGGCCCGCGAACCCTCTGGTCCGATCTCTCCTTCACCGTGGAGCGCCGCCAGATGCTGGCGCTCACGGGCCCGAGCGGCTCCGGCAAGTCGACGCTGCTCAACTGCCTCGGCCTGCTCGACGCACCGAGCTCCGGGGCGATCCGGCACGAGGGCCGCGACATCACCGGCTTCGGCCCGCGCGCCACGCGGCACTACCGGCGTGACGGGCTCGGGTACCTCTTCCAGAACTACGCGCTGATCGAGAACGCGAGCGTCGCGGCCAATCTGGAGGTCGCGATGAAGCCGCGAAGAGCGCGGAAGGGCGCTCCGACCGTCGCCGAGGCCCTGGAGCGGGTCGGGCTGGCCGGACGGGAGAAGGAACAGGTCCACCGGCTCAGCGGCGGGGAGCAGCAGCGCGTCGCGCTGGCCCGCCTCATCGTCAAGCAGCCCGCCCTCGTCCTCGCCGACGAACCGACGGGCGCCCTCGACCACGACAACACCTCCATGGTCGTCGAGATCCTCCGCACGATGTGCGAGGAGGGCTGCGCCGTCGTCATCGCCACCCACGACGACGCGGTCCGCGACCGCTGCGACGTGGTCCTGACCGTCGGTGACGCCACACACCCCGTACCCGTGAAAGAAAGGCAGTTCTCATGA
- a CDS encoding DUF6344 domain-containing protein yields MTDRSILTSIWTAVLAALVAILSGFGITGKPASAASSAPAPAPAAADTAATAVRRPAVAARRTWRAMMRGGSLPPTIKQRIHAEAHGKTPSVRRSTTAAAMGAGAGTASRTLTSSAVPASAHTAGHAAVPAGAVAAPTAESAGTAAAAGAARNALALAA; encoded by the coding sequence ATGACTGACCGCAGCATCCTCACGTCGATCTGGACCGCCGTCCTCGCCGCTCTGGTGGCCATCCTCTCCGGCTTCGGCATCACGGGGAAGCCGGCTTCGGCCGCCTCCTCCGCCCCGGCCCCCGCCCCCGCCGCTGCGGACACCGCGGCCACCGCCGTACGCCGGCCGGCCGTCGCGGCCCGGCGGACCTGGCGGGCGATGATGCGGGGCGGTTCGCTGCCGCCGACCATCAAGCAGCGGATCCACGCCGAGGCACACGGCAAGACGCCTTCCGTACGACGTTCCACCACCGCCGCGGCCATGGGTGCCGGTGCCGGGACTGCCTCCCGGACGCTGACCTCGAGTGCAGTGCCCGCTTCAGCACACACCGCAGGACACGCCGCGGTCCCTGCAGGCGCCGTCGCGGCGCCCACCGCCGAATCGGCAGGAACTGCGGCCGCCGCCGGTGCAGCCCGGAACGCCCTCGCGCTCGCCGCGTAG